In Flavobacteriaceae bacterium, the following proteins share a genomic window:
- a CDS encoding LysM peptidoglycan-binding domain-containing protein yields the protein MKNVLTCLSFILFFGYIALAQDYKTHKVKQGESIESIAKTYKVTPFDIIALNPDAKTNLEPNIVLVIPKSKVLETPIETEIKKLLNYVTHKVKRKETLFSISQKYNIEIEDIKKHNKRLYSEGLKKGDRIQIPKFGIVKSTTNLGNTLKKYKVQQSEGKWRVAYKFGISVPELEKLNPKIIGEELQFDQEVIVPNIADNEELEVDEEYGYYTVLPKEGFLALYRKTGLQQDELETLNPILKEGGLKVGMILKVPKSVEALVGGDYKKFSLIDNIINYDTKRLAVMLPFRLHRLDMDSISNIKEQLNRDGGILNISLDFHTGVLVALDSAKQLGISTKLDVYDTRARIGDVTRIINDNNFSNYDAVIGPLIADNFERAASMLQSEKVPIISTVKTLKNVYRNVFQTQPEEALLRNVIANYVEKDTLVKNIIIISDSKSKAKSDILKQRFPRAKQIFSRKDKEDKEAYFILPKDIEEEFKPGMNVVFLETENSGYVSSISSMLSSFIDEELGVEVVLMTTNKNRAFEGNEISNNDLSKLKFQYPSAEKPYDPDVENAFVTKYINTFGTSPNRYAARGFDITMDILLRLASTENSLYDAVDQEMETEYIENKFRYSKTTFGGFYNQATYIIKYEDLKIVEVK from the coding sequence ATGAAAAACGTTTTAACCTGCCTTAGTTTTATACTCTTTTTTGGTTATATAGCCTTAGCGCAAGATTATAAAACACATAAAGTAAAGCAAGGAGAAAGTATTGAAAGTATTGCGAAAACTTACAAGGTAACCCCTTTCGATATTATTGCATTAAACCCTGATGCAAAAACTAATCTTGAACCTAATATTGTGTTAGTTATTCCAAAATCTAAAGTATTAGAAACACCTATAGAAACAGAAATTAAAAAATTACTCAATTATGTTACGCATAAAGTAAAGCGTAAAGAAACTTTATTTAGCATCTCTCAAAAGTATAATATTGAGATTGAAGATATTAAAAAACACAATAAGAGACTATACTCAGAAGGATTAAAAAAAGGAGATCGTATTCAAATTCCAAAATTTGGAATTGTGAAATCGACAACGAATTTAGGAAATACTTTAAAAAAATATAAAGTACAGCAAAGTGAAGGTAAATGGAGGGTAGCATATAAATTTGGAATATCTGTTCCAGAATTAGAAAAGTTAAATCCTAAAATAATAGGCGAAGAGTTACAATTTGATCAGGAAGTAATTGTTCCTAATATTGCAGATAATGAAGAACTTGAAGTAGATGAAGAATATGGGTATTATACTGTATTACCTAAAGAAGGATTTTTAGCGTTATATCGAAAAACAGGACTGCAGCAAGATGAATTAGAAACGCTAAATCCAATTTTAAAAGAAGGAGGCTTAAAAGTAGGAATGATTTTAAAGGTTCCGAAATCAGTAGAAGCACTTGTTGGTGGTGACTATAAAAAATTCTCACTAATAGATAATATCATAAATTATGATACTAAACGATTAGCAGTAATGCTTCCATTTCGTTTACATAGGCTAGACATGGATTCTATTAGTAATATAAAAGAGCAATTAAATAGAGACGGAGGAATTTTAAATATTTCATTAGATTTTCATACAGGAGTGCTTGTAGCTCTAGATTCTGCAAAACAATTAGGGATATCAACAAAATTGGATGTTTACGATACAAGAGCTCGAATAGGAGATGTTACACGTATTATAAACGACAATAATTTTTCTAATTATGACGCTGTTATCGGCCCATTGATTGCTGATAATTTTGAGCGTGCAGCTTCAATGCTACAATCAGAAAAAGTACCTATAATCTCTACAGTAAAAACATTAAAAAACGTTTACAGGAATGTGTTTCAAACACAACCTGAGGAAGCATTATTAAGAAATGTGATAGCTAATTATGTAGAAAAAGATACATTGGTAAAAAACATTATTATTATATCAGATTCAAAAAGTAAAGCTAAAAGCGATATATTAAAACAGCGTTTCCCAAGAGCTAAGCAAATTTTTTCAAGAAAAGATAAAGAAGATAAAGAAGCTTATTTTATTCTTCCTAAAGATATAGAAGAAGAGTTTAAACCAGGAATGAATGTTGTGTTTTTAGAAACTGAAAATAGTGGTTACGTGTCAAGTATTTCGAGTATGCTAAGCTCTTTTATAGATGAAGAACTTGGAGTTGAGGTTGTATTAATGACCACAAATAAAAATAGAGCTTTTGAAGGGAATGAAATTTCTAATAATGATCTATCTAAATTAAAATTTCAATACCCATCAGCAGAAAAACCATATGATCCAGATGTTGAAAATGCATTTGTAACTAAATATATTAATACATTTGGAACATCGCCAAATAGATATGCAGCTCGTGGTTTTGATATTACAATGGATATTTTATTGCGTTTGGCATCTACAGAAAATTCATTGTATGATGCAGTTGATCAAGAAATGGAAACAGAATATATAGAAAATAAATTTAGATATTCTAAAACAACATTTGGAGGGTTTTATAATCAAGCAACTTATATTATAAAATACGAAGATTTAAAAATTGTAGAAGTCAAATGA